A stretch of Pseudoprevotella muciniphila DNA encodes these proteins:
- a CDS encoding M13-type metalloendopeptidase: MLLTEIGKLQDKGLNPIFSKKVDLHMQSHSCQEIVSRGFQTQLVEYFLESKKIDVLKSSYIKYILTTIDNVADPERTKAAGYEAELEERVSAILAEEQLIYATAHDGGDTSDSDRQGMWNVRDIPEYTEARSFARGRATRAGGGVEDEVTRETLEEAFHPMAGAIFDESPAFKKYVEQKGGITTVLKTMDNCYDYLRYYAVMSVFGYIKANYAGKSEEAVKSNIVAELKKTSLFLMNKLNADVLRKMGQAGADRCLTMLEKMRTVFRQRLETLDWLSDATRQEALKKLEAMQFFVGMPDNLSEGEFTLDEGNTLVEDALSIMAQNEAIRHNMCGKVEQHVRAIIDYETDYSELNASYATDMNCLIILPQFISEGLFPADDEYTQYVAATVFAHEMTHGFDANGAKYDERGYLRNWWSSESKAKFEAKQQEMIALYNRMEAYPGQPADGEKTLTENMADYGGMTLAYSLFKQKKMDEGLQGAALDYACREFFLHYAKLWLEYPTLAQKQALYLDVHSIPQNRVNVIVTLFDDWYRLFNVTDGKLYLAPEKRVQIW; this comes from the coding sequence ATGCTGCTGACCGAAATCGGCAAACTGCAGGACAAGGGGCTGAATCCGATATTCTCGAAAAAAGTGGATCTACATATGCAATCCCACTCCTGCCAGGAAATAGTGAGCAGAGGCTTCCAGACACAATTGGTAGAATATTTTCTGGAAAGTAAAAAGATAGACGTGCTGAAATCATCGTACATCAAGTACATACTGACGACCATCGACAACGTGGCAGATCCGGAGCGCACGAAGGCGGCAGGCTATGAGGCGGAACTCGAGGAGCGCGTCAGCGCGATTCTCGCCGAGGAGCAATTGATTTATGCGACAGCCCATGATGGCGGCGATACCTCCGACTCAGACCGTCAGGGCATGTGGAACGTGCGCGACATACCTGAATACACCGAGGCCAGAAGCTTCGCGCGGGGCCGTGCCACACGTGCCGGGGGCGGCGTCGAAGACGAAGTCACCCGGGAGACGCTGGAGGAAGCATTCCATCCAATGGCTGGTGCAATCTTCGACGAATCCCCCGCCTTCAAGAAATATGTGGAACAGAAAGGCGGCATCACGACCGTGCTGAAGACGATGGACAACTGCTACGACTACCTGAGATACTATGCCGTCATGAGCGTATTCGGCTACATAAAGGCTAATTATGCCGGTAAAAGCGAAGAAGCCGTCAAGAGTAATATCGTAGCGGAATTGAAAAAGACAAGCCTCTTCCTGATGAACAAGTTGAATGCGGACGTACTACGGAAGATGGGGCAAGCCGGGGCAGACCGCTGCCTGACGATGCTGGAGAAAATGCGCACCGTGTTCCGACAGCGCCTCGAAACGCTCGATTGGCTGAGCGACGCCACGCGCCAGGAGGCACTGAAGAAACTGGAGGCCATGCAGTTCTTTGTCGGCATGCCCGACAACCTTAGCGAAGGCGAGTTCACCCTCGACGAGGGGAACACGCTGGTCGAGGACGCCCTGTCCATCATGGCGCAGAATGAAGCCATCAGGCATAACATGTGCGGAAAAGTTGAGCAGCATGTCCGCGCCATCATCGACTATGAAACCGATTATAGCGAACTGAACGCCAGTTATGCTACCGATATGAACTGTCTGATCATCTTGCCGCAATTCATCAGTGAAGGCTTGTTCCCTGCCGATGATGAATACACCCAGTACGTTGCCGCTACAGTCTTCGCCCACGAGATGACCCACGGCTTCGATGCCAATGGGGCAAAGTATGACGAACGGGGATACCTGAGAAACTGGTGGTCATCAGAATCCAAAGCGAAGTTCGAGGCCAAGCAGCAGGAGATGATTGCGCTCTACAACCGTATGGAGGCCTACCCGGGACAGCCGGCCGACGGCGAAAAGACGCTGACGGAGAACATGGCCGACTACGGCGGCATGACGCTGGCCTACTCACTCTTCAAGCAGAAGAAAATGGATGAGGGGCTTCAGGGGGCTGCCCTCGACTATGCCTGCCGGGAGTTCTTCCTGCACTATGCAAAACTGTGGCTGGAATATCCCACCCTTGCCCAAAAGCAGGCGTTGTACCTTGACGTCCATTCAATCCCCCAAAACCGCGTCAATGTCATCGTGACACTCTTCGACGACTGGTACAGGCTCTTCAACGTGACTGACGGGAAACTCTATCTCGCACCAGAGAAGCGCGTGCAGATCTGGTGA
- a CDS encoding DHH family phosphoesterase, which yields MVAATLTSSLFVWTSCSNDDNAMIPQPGHETEFGALLKTLDWGTDTCFVYGHKTPDVDAVTSALSYARLMRLMGYNCKAKVSSGMNRETAYIARVFGFALPELKSSVVPQTRLILTDHTDYAQCVEGAREAVVLQKIDHHVEGDIADSGIPFVRREMVGSTNTIIYEMYKEQGITIDDETARIMLAGIISDTRNLSKTTTQAIDSTALQALTAQLAISPDSVARLNRGMEDAATDYTGMADAEIFLSDYKEYEIGGHLLGFGSLVCKQSQMEAFIDRMLAVMPEVMGQRGRQMLVAKIDNMVENTGDDRAERPYVENGTYFIYYGEGAKQVAEGVFGPSLREGVCYTSEELSRKQIVPRITEVLTGN from the coding sequence ATGGTGGCTGCCACCCTGACAAGCAGCCTCTTTGTATGGACATCCTGTTCGAACGATGACAATGCGATGATTCCGCAGCCCGGCCATGAAACGGAGTTCGGCGCACTGCTGAAAACACTGGACTGGGGCACGGACACATGCTTCGTCTATGGTCACAAGACACCCGACGTGGATGCCGTCACCTCGGCCTTGTCGTATGCCAGGCTGATGCGGCTGATGGGCTACAACTGCAAGGCCAAGGTGTCGAGCGGGATGAACCGCGAGACGGCCTATATCGCCCGCGTGTTCGGCTTCGCGCTGCCCGAACTGAAGTCGAGCGTGGTGCCGCAGACACGGCTCATCCTGACCGACCACACCGACTATGCCCAGTGCGTGGAGGGTGCCCGCGAAGCCGTTGTCCTGCAGAAGATAGACCACCATGTGGAGGGCGACATTGCAGACAGCGGCATCCCCTTTGTGCGCCGCGAGATGGTTGGCTCCACCAACACCATCATCTACGAGATGTATAAGGAACAGGGCATCACCATCGACGACGAGACCGCCCGCATCATGCTGGCAGGCATCATCAGCGACACGCGCAACCTGTCGAAAACCACCACGCAGGCCATCGACTCCACGGCATTGCAAGCTCTGACCGCACAGTTGGCCATCAGCCCCGACTCCGTGGCTCGTCTGAACCGTGGCATGGAGGATGCAGCCACCGACTATACCGGCATGGCCGATGCCGAGATTTTCCTCTCCGACTACAAGGAATACGAGATTGGCGGTCATCTGCTTGGCTTCGGCAGCCTCGTCTGCAAGCAGAGCCAGATGGAAGCCTTCATCGACCGCATGCTGGCAGTCATGCCCGAAGTGATGGGGCAACGTGGGCGGCAGATGCTCGTTGCCAAGATTGACAACATGGTGGAGAACACGGGCGACGACCGTGCCGAACGGCCTTACGTGGAGAATGGCACCTATTTTATATATTATGGTGAAGGTGCCAAGCAGGTGGCCGAGGGCGTCTTCGGTCCGTCATTGCGTGAGGGTGTCTGCTATACATCCGAGGAACTCTCACGCAAGCAGATAGTGCCGCGCATCACTGAAGTGCTGACTGGTAATTAA
- a CDS encoding glycoside hydrolase family 3 protein, with amino-acid sequence MRKTKKLWMLAATLVCGASVFTSCSSDNDDIPVAPTDEVEAQLQKMTLREKVGQLFYVRPECLDTTIHFNQPSSVDGSTDDIRAIKLQAVNETMRGVNEKYPVGGVILYAHNIEDEAQLTAFIAQIRALGGSPLLCIDEEGGRVARIANNGNFAVEKFESMAAIGATGDAQNAYHCGNTIGTYLRRYGFDIDFAPVADVNTNPENIVIGARAFSDNPEVAAPMVVSYLQGLKDAGVTGCIKHFPGHGDTKADTHFGYAQSLKTWAEMLSCEMTTFKAGIAWGAQLIMTAHIATPNVTGTDIPATMSSIILQDKLRGELGYRNIIITDGMEMGAITQQYTNAEAAVGTLLAGADIVLGPQNFVGAFDAVIKAVEDGTLTEERINQSVRRILKLKKQAGHQTLL; translated from the coding sequence ATGAGAAAGACAAAGAAACTTTGGATGCTCGCCGCCACCCTCGTTTGCGGCGCAAGTGTATTCACATCGTGTTCGTCGGACAACGACGACATTCCTGTCGCGCCGACAGACGAGGTGGAGGCGCAACTGCAGAAGATGACGCTGCGCGAGAAGGTGGGGCAACTGTTCTATGTGCGCCCCGAGTGTCTCGACACCACCATCCACTTCAACCAGCCCAGCAGCGTCGACGGCAGTACGGACGACATCAGGGCCATCAAGTTGCAGGCCGTCAACGAGACCATGCGCGGCGTGAACGAGAAATACCCCGTGGGCGGCGTAATCCTCTATGCCCACAACATCGAGGACGAGGCACAACTCACGGCTTTCATCGCCCAGATACGCGCACTTGGCGGCTCGCCGCTGCTCTGCATCGACGAGGAGGGAGGCCGCGTGGCCCGCATCGCCAACAACGGGAACTTCGCAGTGGAGAAGTTTGAGTCGATGGCGGCCATCGGTGCCACGGGCGATGCGCAGAATGCCTACCACTGCGGCAACACCATCGGCACCTATCTGCGCCGCTACGGCTTCGACATCGACTTCGCCCCCGTGGCCGACGTGAACACCAACCCTGAGAACATCGTCATCGGTGCCCGTGCCTTCAGCGACAATCCCGAGGTGGCCGCGCCGATGGTTGTCAGCTATCTGCAGGGGCTGAAGGATGCCGGCGTGACGGGCTGCATCAAGCACTTCCCCGGCCACGGCGACACCAAGGCCGACACGCACTTCGGCTATGCGCAGAGCCTGAAGACGTGGGCCGAGATGCTCTCCTGTGAGATGACGACCTTCAAGGCTGGCATCGCGTGGGGCGCGCAGTTGATTATGACGGCCCATATCGCCACGCCCAACGTGACAGGCACGGACATCCCCGCCACCATGTCGAGCATCATCCTGCAAGACAAGTTGCGCGGCGAACTGGGCTATCGGAACATCATCATCACCGACGGCATGGAGATGGGAGCCATCACCCAGCAATACACTAATGCCGAGGCCGCCGTGGGTACGCTGCTGGCTGGTGCCGACATCGTGCTTGGCCCGCAGAACTTCGTTGGTGCCTTCGATGCCGTCATCAAGGCCGTGGAGGACGGCACGCTCACCGAGGAGCGCATCAACCAGAGCGTGCGCCGCATACTGAAACTGAAGAAGCAAGCAGGACACCAGACTCTACTCTGA
- a CDS encoding M13-type metalloendopeptidase: protein MAGAIFDESPAFKKYMEQKGGITTVLKTMDNCYDYLRYYAVMSVSNYMKARYVGQSEGAAKSIIVAALKQTSPFLMNKLSADVLRKMGQAGADRCLTMLEKLRTVFRQRLETLDWLSDATRQEALKKLEAMQFFVGVPDNLSEGEFTLDEGNTLVEDALSIMAQNVAIRHNMCGKQIEQQIRAIIDYEIDYSTKNAFYNCEMNCLVILPLFISEGMFPADDEYTQYAVATVFAHEMTHGFDARGAKYDKQGYLTDWWSSESKAKFEAKQQEMIALYNRMEAYPGQPADGKKTLAENMADYGGMTLAYSLFKQKKIDEGLQGAALDYACREFFLHYAKLWLEYPTLAQKQALYLDVHSIPQNRVNVIVTLFDDWYRLFNVTDGKLYLAPEKRVQIW from the coding sequence ATGGCTGGTGCAATCTTCGACGAATCCCCCGCCTTCAAGAAATATATGGAACAGAAAGGCGGCATCACGACCGTGCTGAAGACGATGGACAACTGTTACGACTACCTGAGATACTATGCCGTCATGAGCGTATCCAACTACATGAAGGCTCGTTATGTCGGTCAAAGCGAAGGAGCCGCCAAAAGTATTATCGTAGCGGCATTGAAACAGACAAGCCCCTTCCTGATGAACAAGTTGAGTGCGGACGTACTACGGAAGATGGGGCAAGCCGGGGCAGACCGCTGCCTGACGATGCTGGAGAAACTGCGCACCGTGTTCCGACAGCGCCTCGAAACGCTCGACTGGCTGAGCGACGCCACGCGCCAGGAGGCACTGAAGAAACTGGAGGCCATGCAGTTCTTTGTCGGCGTGCCCGACAACCTTAGCGAAGGCGAGTTCACCCTCGACGAGGGGAACACGCTGGTCGAGGACGCCCTGTCCATCATGGCGCAGAATGTAGCCATCAGGCATAACATGTGCGGAAAACAAATTGAGCAGCAGATCCGCGCCATCATCGACTATGAAATCGATTATAGCACGAAGAACGCCTTTTATAATTGCGAGATGAACTGTCTGGTCATCTTGCCGCTATTCATCAGTGAAGGCATGTTCCCTGCCGATGATGAATACACCCAGTACGCTGTCGCTACAGTCTTCGCCCACGAGATGACCCACGGCTTCGATGCCAGGGGGGCAAAGTATGACAAACAGGGATACCTGACAGACTGGTGGTCATCAGAATCCAAAGCGAAGTTCGAGGCCAAGCAGCAGGAGATGATTGCGCTCTACAACCGTATGGAGGCCTACCCCGGACAGCCGGCCGATGGCAAAAAGACGCTGGCGGAGAACATGGCCGACTACGGCGGCATGACGCTGGCCTACTCACTCTTCAAGCAGAAGAAAATAGATGAGGGGCTTCAGGGGGCTGCCCTCGACTATGCCTGCCGGGAGTTCTTCCTGCACTATGCAAAACTGTGGCTGGAATATCCCACCCTTGCCCAAAAGCAGGCGTTGTACCTTGACGTCCATTCAATCCCCCAAAACCGCGTCAATGTCATCGTGACACTCTTCGACGACTGGTACAGGCTCTTCAACGTGACTGACGGGAAACTCTATCTCGCACCAGAGAAGCGCGTGCAGATCTGGTGA
- a CDS encoding type B 50S ribosomal protein L31, which produces MKQGIHPENYRPVVFKDMSNGDMFLSRSTCRSNETVEFEGETYPLVKIEISNTSHPFYTGKSKLVDTAGRVDKFMSRYAKARK; this is translated from the coding sequence ATGAAACAAGGTATTCATCCCGAAAATTATCGCCCTGTAGTATTCAAGGATATGAGTAACGGCGATATGTTCCTTTCCCGTTCTACATGCCGCTCCAACGAGACTGTAGAATTCGAAGGTGAGACTTATCCTTTGGTTAAGATTGAAATTTCAAACACTTCACATCCTTTCTATACCGGTAAGTCGAAACTTGTCGATACGGCAGGTCGTGTAGATAAGTTCATGAGCCGCTACGCAAAGGCACGCAAGTAA
- a CDS encoding Gfo/Idh/MocA family protein has product MLEFRTEPIKNIRIALIGLGQRGMKTLERYAYIRGAEIRYVADLDEERLDIANAVLAASGRPQARKMVGEEAWREVCRQDDVDLVYICTEWRTHTPMAVEAMTCGKHVAVEVPIATTIEECWQIVDTAERTRRHCFMTENCCYDNFALATLEMSREGLFGELTHVEGAYIHDLRDTLGLSASAAAKQQVWMEVSFARHGGNAYPTHGMGPIGWLINLHRGNRMTHLVSMTSNGAGTDRMLGKVNSTLIHTAAGITILQQLDVTTPRPYSRLQTICGSEGYAQKYPLPTLRLADSDKLLTGEDALNKADGFMQKNPASGYWNEGRSIGVPNEMNYAMDCRLVHCLHYGLPLDIDVYDAAEWSAIAPLSKLSAEKGGMPVEVPDFTRGRWDVLTSHRFYQ; this is encoded by the coding sequence ATGCTTGAATTTCGTACAGAACCCATAAAGAACATCCGAATAGCCCTTATCGGACTGGGGCAAAGGGGTATGAAAACCCTTGAGCGCTATGCCTATATCCGCGGTGCTGAGATACGCTACGTGGCAGACCTGGACGAGGAGCGCCTTGACATAGCCAATGCCGTGCTTGCAGCCTCGGGTCGTCCGCAGGCGCGCAAGATGGTGGGCGAAGAGGCTTGGCGGGAGGTATGCAGGCAGGACGATGTTGACTTGGTGTATATCTGCACGGAATGGCGGACACACACGCCTATGGCTGTCGAGGCGATGACGTGTGGCAAGCATGTGGCAGTGGAAGTGCCTATCGCCACGACGATAGAAGAGTGCTGGCAAATCGTTGATACGGCAGAGCGCACACGTCGGCACTGCTTTATGACCGAGAACTGCTGTTACGACAACTTCGCCCTTGCCACGCTCGAAATGAGCCGAGAGGGGCTCTTCGGTGAACTGACGCACGTGGAAGGCGCGTATATACACGACCTGCGCGACACGCTCGGCCTTTCTGCCTCTGCTGCCGCAAAACAGCAAGTGTGGATGGAGGTGAGTTTTGCCCGACATGGCGGAAATGCCTATCCCACTCACGGCATGGGACCGATAGGGTGGCTCATCAACCTGCACAGGGGCAACCGCATGACGCATCTCGTCTCGATGACTTCAAACGGTGCGGGAACTGACAGGATGCTCGGGAAAGTAAATTCCACGCTCATACATACAGCGGCGGGAATAACAATCCTCCAGCAACTCGACGTTACCACACCGCGCCCTTACAGCCGTCTGCAAACCATCTGCGGTTCCGAGGGATATGCACAGAAATACCCATTGCCAACCCTTCGCCTTGCTGATTCGGATAAGTTGCTCACCGGAGAAGATGCTCTGAATAAGGCTGACGGCTTCATGCAAAAGAACCCTGCCTCGGGCTATTGGAACGAGGGGCGCAGCATCGGTGTTCCCAACGAGATGAACTATGCCATGGACTGCCGCCTCGTGCATTGCCTTCACTATGGGCTACCGCTGGACATTGACGTGTACGATGCAGCAGAATGGTCTGCCATAGCACCTCTTTCAAAACTTTCGGCAGAAAAAGGCGGCATGCCGGTCGAGGTGCCCGACTTTACACGCGGGCGGTGGGATGTACTCACGTCGCATAGGTTCTATCAATAA
- a CDS encoding type III pantothenate kinase, with product MNLVIDIGNTFAKAAVFKGNQLQKAVHFRRNDLGPLEAFLEDVEPIACAFSSVADHTENIEAMLGRLNCRVLHVTGQTPVPFVNLYSTPRTLGSDRLAAVAGAYKLLPGKNVLVIDAGTCITYDFIDANGCYHGGNISPGPAMRFQMLHEQTARLPLIDEDGEKPLLGDDTKTAIRSGVLHGVRYEMQGYINELSEEHSNLKVIMTGGKKKNLILSYEIWNDIVHEPYLVEIGLNAILQYNLNTPKL from the coding sequence ATGAATCTGGTAATTGACATCGGTAACACGTTTGCCAAGGCCGCAGTATTCAAAGGGAACCAACTGCAGAAGGCTGTACACTTCAGACGCAACGACCTCGGACCTCTTGAGGCGTTTCTTGAGGATGTAGAGCCCATTGCCTGTGCCTTCTCTTCTGTGGCAGACCATACGGAGAACATTGAGGCAATGCTCGGGCGATTGAATTGCAGAGTGCTGCATGTTACAGGACAAACACCTGTGCCGTTCGTAAACCTCTACAGCACGCCCCGGACACTGGGTAGCGACCGCCTTGCCGCCGTGGCAGGTGCCTACAAGTTGCTTCCAGGCAAGAATGTGCTCGTCATCGATGCCGGTACTTGCATAACCTACGACTTTATCGATGCCAACGGTTGCTATCACGGCGGGAACATTTCTCCCGGTCCGGCGATGCGCTTCCAGATGCTTCACGAGCAGACGGCACGTCTTCCGCTCATTGATGAAGATGGTGAAAAACCTCTCCTTGGCGACGATACCAAAACGGCTATAAGGAGTGGTGTGCTGCATGGTGTGAGGTATGAAATGCAAGGCTATATCAATGAACTCAGCGAGGAGCACTCCAACCTGAAAGTCATAATGACAGGCGGGAAGAAGAAAAATCTTATCCTGAGTTACGAGATATGGAACGATATTGTTCATGAACCGTATCTTGTAGAAATAGGTCTGAATGCCATTCTGCAGTACAATCTGAATACTCCTAAACTATAA
- the lptC gene encoding LPS export ABC transporter periplasmic protein LptC gives MKRFSFLLPLLLVLSLLFSACTEDKPPMGEVVRNRDSLPIMITGGCSKIISDSGVVRYRIVAEEWKVFDKTTPSRMEFVKGIFMERFDKQFRPNLLITADTAFCYNQSLWELRGRVVIKNKQTGTLFKSEELFWDQSKHLVYGNKYMRIVEPDREIEGDTFKSNEDMTMYEITQSSGFMPSSGFKKSMNGGGAPAANANAASDSASVGDSATTAPPAPAAAPQSATNNK, from the coding sequence GTGAAACGTTTTTCATTCCTGTTACCGCTACTGCTTGTCCTCTCCTTGCTGTTCTCGGCATGTACGGAGGACAAACCACCTATGGGCGAAGTGGTCAGGAACAGAGATTCCCTGCCGATCATGATAACAGGCGGCTGCTCTAAGATTATTTCCGACTCTGGCGTGGTGCGTTACCGCATTGTGGCTGAAGAATGGAAGGTCTTTGACAAGACCACTCCTTCGAGAATGGAATTTGTGAAAGGCATCTTCATGGAGCGCTTCGACAAACAGTTCCGTCCCAATCTGCTCATAACAGCCGACACCGCCTTCTGCTACAATCAGAGCCTTTGGGAACTGCGCGGAAGAGTGGTGATCAAAAACAAGCAGACAGGCACTCTCTTCAAGAGCGAAGAACTCTTCTGGGACCAGAGTAAACACCTCGTTTATGGCAACAAATACATGCGCATAGTGGAGCCCGACCGCGAGATAGAGGGCGACACCTTCAAGTCGAACGAAGACATGACCATGTACGAAATTACACAAAGCAGCGGATTTATGCCCAGCAGCGGGTTCAAGAAAAGCATGAACGGTGGCGGTGCTCCGGCCGCCAATGCCAATGCTGCATCGGACTCTGCATCGGTAGGCGACTCTGCAACGACTGCACCGCCTGCTCCTGCTGCCGCACCACAATCGGCTACCAACAATAAGTAG
- a CDS encoding hemolysin family protein, producing MLFLIICLIFLAIFAAGCYVAFMAPDLLMIRLEVKEQKEVSGPFKLIHRHSRLFLQTMLAVVVLALFMASLLAYKDYSASFDALYFWQKLLCFLLLIVASVLLIVILPYRVVASSRADNIVMRMAMPAFILFSIFCVPVFILSELTAAVLRFFGFMPVPKEKGREYDLETLVQMELEQVAANDHGEEVRMFQNALEFGELDVSQCLVPRTEIVYVTRDSSKQDLVDLFVKSGKSKIIVCDDDLDHIIGYVHSYELFKSKADWTEDILSIPIVPEAMPAAKLMQMLLQEKRSLAVVVDEFGGTTGIVSIEDILEEILGEIEDEHDHSTYTARKTPDGDYLLSARIEVEHVNETFGLNLPESDDYQTIAGLILNSNQRFPKIGDVVKIGEFSFKIIRTTQRKIELVRLSVDEK from the coding sequence ATGCTTTTTCTCATTATTTGTCTGATTTTCTTGGCGATTTTTGCAGCCGGATGCTATGTTGCTTTCATGGCTCCCGACCTTCTGATGATCAGGCTGGAAGTGAAAGAGCAAAAAGAAGTATCCGGACCATTCAAGTTGATACACCGCCATTCACGCTTGTTCTTGCAGACCATGCTCGCAGTAGTGGTGTTGGCACTCTTTATGGCGTCATTGTTGGCCTATAAAGATTATTCAGCAAGTTTTGATGCGCTCTACTTCTGGCAGAAATTGCTATGCTTCCTGCTGCTGATTGTGGCAAGTGTCCTGTTGATAGTCATTCTTCCTTATCGCGTCGTGGCAAGCAGCAGGGCAGACAATATCGTGATGAGGATGGCAATGCCCGCTTTCATACTCTTTTCCATATTTTGTGTGCCTGTGTTCATCCTTTCCGAACTCACTGCCGCGGTGCTGCGATTCTTCGGTTTTATGCCTGTGCCGAAGGAGAAGGGTAGGGAATACGACCTCGAAACACTCGTACAGATGGAACTCGAGCAAGTGGCTGCAAACGACCACGGCGAAGAAGTGAGAATGTTTCAGAACGCCTTGGAATTCGGTGAACTTGATGTCAGCCAGTGCTTGGTGCCTCGGACAGAAATTGTCTATGTAACGCGAGACAGTTCAAAACAGGACTTGGTTGACTTGTTTGTCAAAAGCGGAAAGTCGAAAATTATCGTCTGCGATGACGACCTCGACCATATCATAGGCTATGTACACTCCTACGAACTCTTCAAGAGCAAGGCGGACTGGACAGAGGACATCCTTTCGATACCGATAGTGCCTGAGGCGATGCCCGCAGCAAAACTCATGCAGATGCTCCTTCAGGAAAAGCGCTCGTTGGCGGTTGTAGTCGATGAATTCGGTGGTACGACGGGTATAGTCAGCATTGAGGACATTCTTGAGGAAATACTCGGCGAAATAGAAGACGAGCACGACCATTCCACATACACTGCACGCAAGACACCCGATGGCGACTATCTGCTCAGTGCGCGAATAGAAGTGGAGCATGTGAACGAAACGTTCGGACTGAATTTGCCTGAAAGCGATGATTATCAAACCATAGCCGGGCTAATACTGAACTCCAACCAGCGATTTCCTAAAATAGGCGATGTGGTGAAAATCGGAGAGTTTTCGTTCAAGATTATTCGTACTACACAGCGGAAAATAGAACTCGTCCGCCTTTCAGTGGATGAAAAATGA